From the genome of Papaver somniferum cultivar HN1 unplaced genomic scaffold, ASM357369v1 unplaced-scaffold_21, whole genome shotgun sequence:
AGTAGAGCTATTAGAATACCTCTTTTTTCTTGGACATATCTTGATTTCTCAGTTTTGAGTGTCAGGGGAAGAAAGGCCGGAATACATCTGAAGACTTCTTGTTCTCCGGTGTTCTTCTGTTTTGGGTTGTGTTCTATATGGCGCTGGCTAAGTTGCGTATCAGAAAACTTTCAGCTGAGACAAGTTTAGATTGAGTATCAGCTCCTTGTCACCAGGGGGAAGATATTTGAGCTAAAGGCTCGTTCTTCCATTAAGTAGATCATCAATATATGTGCAGTCTTCTTTACATATTAACAATTGCTATCAGGTACTTGCTTGCAATCATTCTAGTTTTAGCAAATCAAGCTCATCTATTATAAAGACTTAAATCCAGGATTTTACATGTTTGCAGAAGAAAAGCTTCTTCGTATTGGCTGGCGCTggtccttttgatgtgcaatgaTCAGTGGAACTTTCCGTATAAAATTTATAGTTCTGTGATCCCAGTTTCCTATTGGAGTAAACTAAGGCATCAAACCTTGGAGGAACCGATCTTAACCTGCACATACAAGTCTTAGAATAAGCTGTTGAAGATAGATACAATGAATTTTGGAACTAACCAAGGTGTAAATGGCGGTTTCAGTATTACACGAGAAACGTCAAAGTGTATTCCTGTGGCAAATGGACCTATTCATCACTGGAAACATTCAAATTGGTCAAATGTTGACAACTATGGGAATTATATGGTTCCCGGCAGCAAGGATCTCAGCCTACTTCCAAATAGGGTAATTCCTACCTCATCTATTTCTATATCCCCAAATTTTGCAGAACCAGTACAAAACATGTGCCCCCAGTCCTCAACATTTTGTACCAGCTTACAAGTATCACCAGCGTCAACCTTGGACCATCAGATGCAGTTTCTTCAACCTGGCTCATCGTCAACCCAGTATATGATGCCTCAAAATCAGACCATGTTACCTGTTCAACTGCAAGGTGAAAATTTAGCAGCTTATCAGCGGTATGAGGGCCAGCAGATTATAAATGGTGGACACTCTGAATTGCTTGGAGATGTTATCAGAGATGGCACTTTTGATTGGGCCACCGGCCGCACCATTGATACTACCAGGACAGACAACATTATATCTCAACAAAATGGATTGCAAATACAACCTAAGCGGTTTGACTTTATCATGAACCATGAAAATCAGAATGCTCAAATGGATGTAAGTAAATCATACTGTATAGATGCAGTCAGCATACAGTCGCTTCATactcttttttttaattgtttttcagGAAATTTTCATAGCAACCGAACATTCCCAAGTCCATGGTAATCACAGCCAGGCGAATAGAGGTTTTACATTTTCCCTTGAAGATGAGACAAATTCTGCCATCTCTAGCATTGATGTTTTGCACAAGCCTCGGATGCGGTGGACTCAGAAGCTGCACGACTGCTTCGTACAAGCCACTAATGATCTAGGTGGCGCTGATAGTAAGTAATTCGATTGCATATCGTGGCTTGTTGTGGTTTGTCTTACTCATCATGTTTTGCACAAAAGTTTTGACATTATATTTTTATGAACGATATTTATGGTCTCTCTCTGAAATGCAGAAGCAACTCCAAAAAGTGTACAGATGAAAATGGGTGTTGAAGGATTAACTATATACCATGTGAAAAGCCACTTGCAGGTTTAAAATCTAGCTACTCTCACTATTCAATGAATCAATGATTATTAGAATGCATCAATAAGTAATTATGACTGACGATTACACCAAATTTGCAGAAGTACCGGCTAGCGAGGTGCCAACCTGACACCAAAGAAGGTAAACAGATAACACCTGgaatttctcttgtctcaaacaGATTATTAGTGTTGCCTTTGTAATCCTAAATGACTGACTGAAATTCacacacaaacctgcctattattttgaaacggaggtagtagTATGAAATTTCAACTTCCTTAATTTTTATGTTTAAGCTTATAATTTTGCAGATAAAAGGTCCTTCATTTCAGAGTTTCTAAACAGGACTGCAGCACCTGAAAAAGAAATTAGTGATCCATCAAAGAAGTAAGTCACTTTCGCATACCTGCATTTCTTTCTTGATTGGCGAAACCTGCAGTCTTCTCAGCATTAGCTAGTATACATGCATACCATTTAGTCAATTAAGCACCATAATCGGTATATGTTCACAAGGTGTAACTAATATTAATAAACTCTGTTTAAAGGTCTGCACCTGAATCAGAATCACTTCGATTGCAGTGGGAGCTTCAAAAAAGCCTTCACGAGCAACTTGAGGTGTGTCACTCCCTCCGTCATCCgttgtgttttctttcttttttttgaactTACAGATGTATGTGTAATGACGAAACTTGTCATCTTTCTTGCATCCATTTGAGCAGTTTCAAAAGGAGTTGCAGAGACGAGCTGAAGAAAATGCACGGCAACTACAGAAGTTGTTGGAAGAACAGAAGAAAGTGGGAGAAGCATTCATGCTGGCCAGCCAATCATCCTTTTCTTCAACAAATCCGGTAGTTGCTGCTGGTCCCTCATCTACTCATCTAGATTTGGTTCAGGGTCAGTTGAATAACAACGATGCGTCATTGAGATTATCACCACCTTCTCCGAAGAAATCAAGGGTCGAACTAGGGACACCAACGTTTAGGTATTGATTATGTCAGATACAACACCAGTAGCAACTAGCAACAATGTCAAACTGTAATCTCTCTTCATTTATTTATTCGTTCCCGTAATTGATATTCTTACCGTTCATGTTCCTCCACATCCGTTCAACTATACGGGCTTTGCTTGAAAAAATGGGGTGACCCAAAAAATGAAAAAGACTGAGAAAAAATAATGGCAGAGGTTCTTCTGTTACCTCTTTCTTTTGATTAGCGCGTAACTCTTAAGCTAGCAACCGTAATGCACCGGTTTTTACTTTCTAGTTCTGGTGAAGGATGTAAAGAACAATTTCAAACTTTGATCTGCTTAAGCTTTGGAATGACGGATTGTATGCACTTAGTACTGGATCAATTTTACTTCAATTATTTCAAGCTGGGCAGTGGAGATTTTAACCAGCAAGAGGTTGTCTCTAACCGAGAATTCATGTAAGCACCGTTTACTTGATCAATTCAACCATTTTAACTCTAACTTTATTACAATGTGCACAATCAACAGCAAAGTTATTTCATTTTCATTGATGCTCGTAGGAATAATATTCAATCTGACTAAAATTAAATATCAAGAGTACATGATACAACAGTTTTCCACATTGAGGAAAATGGCAGTGGAAGAAGGGTTGTTCTACTTCTATAGATACATGAGAAAGCAAACCCATCCTCCTCATCAGGAAAGAATCATAGAGGGGTTACATGCTCCTACGTTGCTTGAGCAAAGGGATGcggaactctcctccataaaaacAAAATTTTCGGACATCTAATACAAAACCGGGAGAGAGAGTGCACACAGGCCTAGCTCCTGACATAATCTTCGTACCCTGTATAGAAACAACATCGATGCCACCTGCAATCTGGGAGAAAAAGGAAATGAGTAAACGGGCCTGAAACAAGTCATTCTGCCTGGGTTCCCGATTAATAAGATATTGCCCACTTTGGTTCTTCGTGCAAGGCCATCGCTGCTCATATCTTCACTCATCTGGTTAAAGAAAAAGCAGCAGAGAACGTTAGTTGCAGCAAATTCACTTTCCTTGTGCTTATATTTGACTGCAAAAAGAAAAATGTTTCTAACACTCCATATGTTAAAACACTTGAATTCCTCTGCAAGACCACAGTGTACTTGCTACATTTTCTTTCACATAAAAAGTGAAAGCATATTGGTGGCCTCGAAAGAGGATAGTGGGGAATATTTAAGTGGTCATCTAGGCatcataattgtgattattgtccATCACACGTATAAATCAGACTTGTTTAAGCCCTTccataatttcttattttcatcCCTTGGTTTAGTCAGATGTTTCGAATTAAAGGGAGTGCACCATTAACTCATTATTGTACGCTGAAACTGCACATGTTTCTCACTACTaaaaatctaaaatcatcaaaaactaGCTGATCTGCAGATAGGAATATGGATAGCAAACAAGCTTATAACAACTCACCATTTGCTTGGTCCACATGAACAAAGAAACTTGCAGCAACTATAAGATAGCAAAGGATAAGCATCAGCCCTTTGAAATAGTTTGAAGTGCCCTCCTGAAATGATAGAAGCAACAATAATAAGTAACACAGACAGTACTGAAATGATAGACAGTCCTGAAATGATAGAAGCATAAGCTATAAAAAGAGGCTCTTAGCAATTTATTGACATAATACCAGCTTGAATGCATTCATCTGATAAAACAAAAGAAGACTGTTACAGGGAGAATGAGAATTTGAGAGAGATGCGCTCAAGGGAACATATAATAAAGATTTTATGCCATTCCTAAAGTTTTTCATCAGAAACAGTATTTATCAGTTAATCCCTTTTCATTTGCTCCATGTCATCATGAATAAAACCTGCTTATCACATCTCTTACTTTTAACTTCAGTAAGGGAAACTATATCCACCAAACTGGACATTAACAAATACTCATCCTTCTTAGCACTTAACAGTCAGATTCTAAAGCTTTATGCATCTCACATATTGATATTAAGAATTTTAGGATAGGAAGGTAACAATGGTATTACTTTCTGAGACATATATAGCAGGAAGGAATCAATAGTCTATAGCACATCCAGAAGATTTGGAATAGTGCACATATTCAAACATGCATCCAATTGTAAAGTTCAGGGGCAAACCTGTAACATAAATGCCACAACTAGAACGGTAATAAATAGTGTGGCAGTCTCGAAGAGTTGAAAATTCAAGTCCATCGGTCTTCCCATAAACCAACCAACAACAACACAAAACGGAATCTGCAACCATAAGAGCACATTTACTTAACAATAGCCACAgaatgaaaaaaatatatatataaatctaTAATGTAATCCAATGAAGCACCAAGGGTGTTTACCACAAACATAGATATCTGTGTAGAAGATCCAATTGCAACTCCTAAGGTGATGTCCTGGAGGAGGTAAGGAAACAAATGAATAGAAACAATAAAATATAGCAGGGGATACAGAACAAACAAGAAGGTATTAAGTCACTCACAAGCTTGTCCTTCATGGCAAACATGATTGCACTTGCATGTTCTGCAGCATTTCCTACAATAGGAAGCAAAATGACACTGATAAATGCCACTGGCATATTCCATGAGTCCGATGCTCCCTGAAAAGAACAATCAAACAATTAGTTGTCTAGGAAACCTGTAGCCCTATGGTGTATCAAAGACATCCGGGAAACAACAAGATTTAGGGGGGTAGATCCATGATATAAGATGCCACGTGCAAATGGAAAGTAAAGTTAAAAGGTATGTGGCAGCAATTGAGTAGGTGACCTACTTTTCAGCAAATCTGTACATATTGCTGTTGATATCGTTCTAGCCTAAGTTTATCTGAGACTTTTGTTTCCTTAGAACTCGCATGACAATTAGACTTTTGCTGATATCTATGTTAAACGAACTTAAAATTTCTAGTAAATAAGCATCAGGCAGCATTCGAGTGAGTTAAGGAATCGAATTACCTAATTGAGTGTATTTAGCTTAACGGGGTTGAGTAGGTTCATAACAGTCATACACATACAAGTACTAAACGAGTCATATGATAACAGAGGCCTACTAAAGGGGAGTATATTATACCTCTATCGCATCAACCAGGTATCCAGAAAGAACGGAAATCCAAAGAGTTAAAACACCTAGCCATCCAATTGCTTCCCATAGCGTTATCTCAGGCGCCTCATCGTCGTCAGACTCTTCTTCCTTCTGCTCCTCCTCTACCTACAGAGATTTCATTTGGAAGATATTAGAAATTGCATCTTCATATAGTAGTTAGTTCTGTTCACTAGCGAAATCAATGACTATCCCTTTCGTTCTTTTTcattgaaaaagaaaatataataaCTGATGAAGTGTTGGGAAGAAAACTTAAATTGAGGATATTTTTACTTAGAAAATGCAAATTATAAAATCTCACCTCTTCAACGGCAGTAGGCTTATAAAGATTGTCCTGACTCTTCAATTGGAAAAAGAGGTAGCTAGCATAAGCAATCAGCATAATTACGCTGCTAAATCTTGAAAGAGCTAACTCAGATTTCCCAAAGTGG
Proteins encoded in this window:
- the LOC113340316 gene encoding myb family transcription factor PHL6-like is translated as MNFGTNQGVNGGFSITRETSKCIPVANGPIHHWKHSNWSNVDNYGNYMVPGSKDLSLLPNRVIPTSSISISPNFAEPVQNMCPQSSTFCTSLQVSPASTLDHQMQFLQPGSSSTQYMMPQNQTMLPVQLQGENLAAYQRYEGQQIINGGHSELLGDVIRDGTFDWATGRTIDTTRTDNIISQQNGLQIQPKRFDFIMNHENQNAQMDEIFIATEHSQVHGNHSQANRGFTFSLEDETNSAISSIDVLHKPRMRWTQKLHDCFVQATNDLGGADKATPKSVQMKMGVEGLTIYHVKSHLQKYRLARCQPDTKEDKRSFISEFLNRTAAPEKEISDPSKKSAPESESLRLQWELQKSLHEQLEFQKELQRRAEENARQLQKLLEEQKKVGEAFMLASQSSFSSTNPVVAAGPSSTHLDLVQGQLNNNDASLRLSPPSPKKSRVELGTPTFRY